The following coding sequences lie in one Saimiri boliviensis isolate mSaiBol1 chromosome 6, mSaiBol1.pri, whole genome shotgun sequence genomic window:
- the MRGPRD gene encoding mas-related G-protein coupled receptor member D: MNQTLNSSRTAEPALNHFRGGVVYTTYLVVSTLAMFTCLCGMAGNGMVIWLLGFRTRRNPFYIYILNLAAADLLFLFSMASMISLETQPLASTINKVYELMKRLKYFGYTAGLSLLTAISTQRCLSVLFPIWFKCHRPQHLSAWVCTLLWVLCLLMNGITTSFCSKFLLSNEKWCFGVDVAQASLILGVFTPLMTLSSLTLFVRVRRSSQQWRRQPTRLFVVTLTSVLVFLICSLPLAIYWFLLFWLQLPPKVMLLSFGLSRLSSSVSSSANPVIYFLVGSRRSHRLQGSLGTVLQRALREEPELESVPAVSQYTVLLSLAQISVAMGHETLSHHPSDP, from the exons ATGAACCAGACTTTGAACAGCAGCAGGACCGCGGAGCCGGCCCTGAACCATTTCCGAGGGGGCGTGGTGTACACAACATACCTGGTGGTGAGCACCCTGGCCATGTTCACCTGCCTGTGCGGGATGGCAGGCAACGGCATGGTGATCTGGCTGCTGGGCTTTCGCACGCGCAGGAACCCCTTCTACATCTATATCCTCAACCTGGCGGCAGCcgacctcctcttcctcttcagcaTGGCTTCCATGATCAGCCTGGAAACCCAGCCCCTGGCCAGCACCATCAACAAGGTCTACGAGCTGATGAAGAGGCTCAAGTACTTTGGCTACACCGCGGGTCTGAGCCTGCTGACGGCCATCAGCACCCAGCGCTGTCTCTCTGTCCTCTTCCCCATCTGGTTCAAGTGTCACAGGCCCCAGCACCTGTCGGCCTGGGTGTGCACCCTGCTCTGGGTGCTGTGTCTCCTGATGAACGGGATAACCACTTCCTTCTGCAGCAAGTTCTTGCTATCCAATGAAAAGTGGTGCTTCGGGGTGGACGTGGCCCAGGCCTCCCTCATCTTGGGGGTCTTTACCCCCTTGATGACTCTGTCCAGCTTGACCCTCTTCGTCCGGGTGCGTAGGAGCTCCCAGCAGTGGCGGCGGCAGCCCACTCGGCTGTTTGTGGTGACCCTGACCTCTGTCCTGGTGTTTCTCATCTGCTCCCTGCCCCTGGCTATCTACTGGTTTCTGCTGTTCTGGTTGCAGCTGCCGCCCAAGGTGATGCTCCTGAGCTTTGGCTTGTCACGCCTCTCCTCTTCTGTGAGCAGCAGCGCCAACCCCGTCATCTACTTCCTGGTGGGCAGCCGGAGGAGCCACAGGCTACAGGGGTCCCTGGGGACTGTGCTCCAACGGGCGCTTCGCGAGGAGCCCGAGCTGGAAA GTGTGCCTGCAGTCTCCCAGTACACGGTGCTGCTGTCGCTGGCCCAGATCTCGGTGGCCATGGGCCACGAGACTCTGTCCCACCATCCTTCTGACCCCTGA